From the genome of Natrinema marinum:
CGCACGCCGCTGGCCGCTCTTGTTCGTCGATCACGGTTCGGATCCGTCGGACCGCAGAACGTTGCTCCGTCGGTGCGGTGCTGTCTAGTTGCGCGAGAACTGACGGCAGATCGATTCCCGCCGCTCCGCCGCCCCGGCGCTCGACGGCCTCGCCCCTATCCCCATCCATCGTGTCCTCTGCATTCGAGATAGGCAGCAAAAGCGTTCTGGCCAACACCCCCGCGACGGCGTCGGTTCGGGCGCGTCGGTCGGGGGTGTCGGCTCCGGTCGCTCTAGGCGAGCCACTCGTCGGGCTTGGTGTCGTAGTCGACGTCGTCGGCCGCGAGGTGTTCGACCTCCTCCCACGGTACGTCCTCGGTCGTCACGGTCTCGCCGTCGTACCGGATGAGCTTGCCCCGCTCTTCGGGTTCGGGCTCGCGGTTGCGCCGTTTCGCCACCTCGATATCGTGTTCGTCGATCTCCTTGACGATCGTCAGCAGGTTCACCGGCCGGCCCCACAGTTCGAAGACGCGTTTCAAGGTCTCCGTTGCTTGACCCATGTCGAGCATGACGCCGTTGTACTGGTGGCCGAGCAGCAACTCGTTAGCGTTGTTGTAGTTGCCGTCGTAGACCGCGATCGTCGGCTTGCCGAAGTTGGTGAACTGCAACAGGAGCTTCTTCTTGACGTCCTCGGCGGCGTCACTGGCCACGTGGAACTGCCCCGTCGCCTGGGAGTGTTCGTAGGTGAAGTAGTTGTTCTCAGTGATGAACTCCTGAGTCAGGAACTCGTCCAAGAAGGTCACGTCGTTGTGACTCTCCCGAACGTCGAACATTCGGTCCCAGCCGGCCGCGAAGTCGACGTCCGCGAGCGCCTCTTCGACCGACGAGTAACGGGCGTCGTCGAACAGATAGCGGCCGATCCGCTCGAGTTCGTTCTGGTTGACCCTGGCGAGGAAGCCGCGGTTCTGGCGCTTGACCAGCGAGTAGTGCCGGCGGGCCAGTCCTTCGTCGGTCAGCACCTTCCAGGGGTACTTCGAGACGTCGATCTCGCCCTCGCGAGCCCGCTCTATGGCCTCGCGATCGACCCATTCCTCGGGAACGTCCTCGAGCGAGTCGAGCGTCTCGGCTGAGATCGTCTCGATCGCCGTCGGCGGCTCCAGCGTCTCGAGCACCGCGTCGAAGTCGACGACGTCGGTGAGGTTGCGCCAGGAGACGCCCTCGACGCGCAGGAGATGCTCGAGCACTTCCCGGCGGTTGGTCGTGTTCTCGACGTACTCCCAGAGTTCCATGCCGAGGCTGTAGGGGTTGAGTCCGCCGGAGGCCAGCACCTTCGCCATGTGGTCGGCGTAGTTCATGAACTCGTCGTCGCCGGCGAAGACCTCGTCGGTCATCATCGTCGACTCCCAGTAGGCGGCCCAGCCCTCGTTCATCACTTTCGTCATCTTCTGGGCGGCGAAGTAGTACGCCTCCGCGCGCATCATATCGAGGATGTCGCGTTGCCACTCTTCCATCTCGACGCCCCGACCGGCGTCCTCGTCGTATCGCTTGCCGTGTTCGCGGACGAACGCCAGCAGGTCCTTCTGGGGTTCCTCCGGGAAGTTCGCCGCGATCTCCTCGCCCTCGAGTTTCTCGACCCACTCCTCGTTGAAGACCTCGCCTTTGACCTCGTCGGAGAGGTCGAGTTCGTCGAGTTTCTCGGCGAGGTCCTCGTCGATCTCCTCGCCGGCCGGGCCGTCGACGTCGAGCCGGCGGGTGAACACCTGGTGCTGGTCGATGTTGTCCTCGAGCGAGAGGCAGTGGTCGATCCACTTCTCGACCTCGGCGCGGTCGATCTCGGGATCGGACATGTACTCGTCGATCGCCCGCGCGTGGCGCTCGAGCATCGCGGCGGCGTTGACCTGGCCCTCGTCGGCCTGCCCGCGGGTGAACATGCCGAACCACTCGTTGTTCGCGAAGAA
Proteins encoded in this window:
- a CDS encoding SpoVR family protein, whose translation is MSKRNSNADRFRKQAIASDLEEPVDEARNLAKKLGLDPYPVKYWIIDYDEMNELIAYGGFQSRYPHWRWGMQYDRQQKQGQYSGGKAFEIVNNDNPAHAFLQESNTIADQKAVITHVEAHSDFFANNEWFGMFTRGQADEGQVNAAAMLERHARAIDEYMSDPEIDRAEVEKWIDHCLSLEDNIDQHQVFTRRLDVDGPAGEEIDEDLAEKLDELDLSDEVKGEVFNEEWVEKLEGEEIAANFPEEPQKDLLAFVREHGKRYDEDAGRGVEMEEWQRDILDMMRAEAYYFAAQKMTKVMNEGWAAYWESTMMTDEVFAGDDEFMNYADHMAKVLASGGLNPYSLGMELWEYVENTTNRREVLEHLLRVEGVSWRNLTDVVDFDAVLETLEPPTAIETISAETLDSLEDVPEEWVDREAIERAREGEIDVSKYPWKVLTDEGLARRHYSLVKRQNRGFLARVNQNELERIGRYLFDDARYSSVEEALADVDFAAGWDRMFDVRESHNDVTFLDEFLTQEFITENNYFTYEHSQATGQFHVASDAAEDVKKKLLLQFTNFGKPTIAVYDGNYNNANELLLGHQYNGVMLDMGQATETLKRVFELWGRPVNLLTIVKEIDEHDIEVAKRRNREPEPEERGKLIRYDGETVTTEDVPWEEVEHLAADDVDYDTKPDEWLA